A window of the Kineococcus mangrovi genome harbors these coding sequences:
- the rsmA gene encoding 16S rRNA (adenine(1518)-N(6)/adenine(1519)-N(6))-dimethyltransferase RsmA, which translates to MARVRQEPLTSSLLSARDVRELADRLGVRPTKTLGQNFVVDANTVRRIVRVADLSATDVVVEVGPGLGSLTLALLEVADRVVAVEIDPVLAAELPATVRDRARPGTSFDVVLADAVQVQELPGPAPTALVANLPYNVAVPVLLTVLQRFDSLRHGVVMVQSEVADRLVAGPGSRTYGVPSVKTAWYADARRAGSVPPPVFWPVPRVDSGLVVFTRRPTPPTDATREQVFAVVDAAFAQRRKTLRAALATWAGSPARSEELLRAAGVDPQARGEQLTVADFARIAEAGAVA; encoded by the coding sequence ATGGCCCGTGTGCGGCAAGAACCTCTGACCAGTTCCCTCCTGTCGGCCCGCGACGTCCGGGAGCTGGCCGACAGGCTCGGCGTCCGGCCGACGAAGACCCTCGGCCAGAACTTCGTCGTCGACGCCAACACGGTGCGCCGCATCGTCCGGGTCGCCGACCTCAGCGCCACCGACGTGGTGGTCGAGGTCGGCCCCGGGCTCGGCTCGCTGACCCTGGCGCTGCTGGAGGTGGCCGACCGGGTCGTCGCGGTCGAGATCGACCCGGTGCTCGCCGCCGAGCTGCCGGCGACCGTCCGCGACCGGGCGCGACCGGGCACCTCGTTCGACGTCGTGCTCGCCGACGCGGTGCAGGTGCAGGAGCTGCCCGGTCCCGCCCCCACGGCGCTCGTCGCCAACCTGCCGTACAACGTCGCCGTCCCCGTCCTGCTGACCGTGCTGCAGCGGTTCGACTCGCTCCGGCACGGCGTCGTCATGGTGCAGTCCGAGGTGGCCGACCGGCTCGTGGCCGGACCGGGCAGCCGCACCTACGGCGTGCCCAGCGTCAAGACGGCCTGGTACGCCGACGCCCGCCGCGCGGGCTCCGTCCCGCCGCCGGTCTTCTGGCCCGTCCCGCGCGTGGACTCCGGCCTCGTCGTCTTCACCCGCCGTCCCACACCCCCCACGGACGCCACGCGGGAGCAGGTCTTCGCGGTCGTCGACGCCGCCTTCGCGCAGCGGCGCAAGACGTTGCGGGCGGCCCTGGCCACGTGGGCCGGGTCCCCGGCCCGGTCCGAGGAGCTGCTGCGCGCCGCGGGCGTCGACCCGCAGGCGCGGGGGGAGCAGCTCACCGTCGCCGACTTCGCCCGGATCGC